GACCTGCTCGATCGGCTCGGCGGTCAGGCGGGCGATTTGTTCCATCTGTTGTTCGGTGAGGGGATGCGAAAAGTTCAAAATCAACATGACTCTACCTCAAGTTAAGTTTCGCTCTGCAGGGAGCAGGGGATTTGGTCTGGCTCAGCGCGCTGCAGGGTGCGGGGCGGCGCTGCCGGGCGTTGGCGGGGGTGTGGCGGAGGAGAAGGGCAGTTGCAGGCTGAGCCGTTTGCTCTCCGCCGTGTGCTGCGCGGGCTTTTTTGCCCACACCTGACCAGAATGCGCCCACGTACGTATTTGCCTGCCACCCGTCCAACGCCTCCTTCACCTGCCCAGCGCGGCGAGGACATGTTCGACCACGTGGGGGAGTTCGCGCCCGTAAACCAGGCGCACGCCGCTCTCCAGGGCGCGGTTGCGAATGGCTTCAGGCATTTCGGGCTGGCTGCTGACCAGCACTTTGCCGCAGTAGATGCCGGCGGCTTCGCGGCGCGAGATGGCGGAGAGTTCGTACAGGGCGCGCCGATAGCTCTCGCGACCGCTTTCGCTTTCCACCGTGCCGCTTTTGCAGGAGATGACCGCCAGACGCCCCTGACGGGTGACGACCACATCCAACTCGTTCAAGACGCGCTTTTGCCCGTTGACTTTGGAGATGTGCACGTTGCGGCGCACGTCATCGAACAGACCACTGCGCTGCAATTGCTCAAAGACCTGCTGCTCCAGTTCATCACCTTCCTTCGGCGGGGGAGCGGCGTAGGGGTTGGTGGGAAGCGCCTGGATGTGCAAGCCGTGGGCGTTGAGATACTGCCAGACATCCACGCGCACCTGAATCGCCTCTCTGCCCACTTCGCTACCATCCGAAGCCAGCCAGATGAGCTGTTTTTCTTCGGTGGAGACATACAGGAGCCTGACCCCTGAGCCATAGGCAGCCTGCAGGGCAGCCAGACTCATCAGTTTGGTGCCGCCGGTCAGGTTGAGGTGGACGGTCTTGCCCTGCGCCTGGTGCTGGAGCAGAGCCGTGGTGAGGCGGGCGCGCACATCCCCGATGGCATAGGGCTGGACCTGGAGGGTTTTCAGAGGGCGCAGGTGCTGTAGGGCTGGATCGCGCTCGATTGCCTGGCAGAGCTGGCTGGCGACCGGGCGCGTCGTCCGGGAAGCGACGAACTGCACTTCGGTGTAGTGATCGAACTGCCACAAGGGCAGGAGATTGGGGATCGGCTGTTCACCGACCAGCGAGAGAAGGAGCATGGCACACCACCGCTTCACAAGGGCATAGCGTTGATTTTCTCCACATATTTTTTTATACTCTTGATTAGCGATGCAGGCTTTTCTGGATTCTTCCTCATGCCCGCATGATCGATGTCATTACGGACATCAACGATGCCTTTCCAAATCCCTAACACCTTTTTGACATCGGGCACTGAAGAAAGGCAATATGGCTTATATTCGTCTTTCTGTTTAATCATAGCGTCGGCTTCATCATTTATCCTGTTTTCAAAACGCTTGCGTTTTTCTGTGTCGGAGATATCGTAGACCCCTTCGTGCACCATCACATAACTGAGCAACCATTCCCGCGTTAATGAAATCGCCTGCATCCAGTGTTCCCGCTCTGCATACCAGCCGATCAGCCTGCGCTGGATTTCCAGGTTTTCTCTGGCATCTTGCTGGGGATCTGGGAGCGCCAGATTCTGGTAAGCCTGCTGCGTAGTCTCCAACAACAGGCGGAAAGGAAGGGTCACATCATATTGAGAAAGCAAAGGTAATGCCTCATCGATGGCTTTGGGCAGAGCACTTACTTCCTGCATCACCTGATAGGGGCGCAGCAGATTGAGCGAATGTGAGATGTTCTCCAAACTTACAGCCAGGGCTTCGACCTGATTACTGGGCGCACTAGCGGCTCCTCTTTGTTTTCGGGAAGGACTTTTCTCCGCCGCACGCAACAAGGAAGCCAGCCCGCGCGAATCGCCCGTGCGGTTGAAACGATCGGCAGCCATTGCCCATTCCAACAAGCTCAACAAGGGGGTTAGATCGAACATTGGGGTTCGATGTGGATTAACATTCTGATTCCGCACATCATAAGCACCATACAGCACCGCCGCCAATTTTACATCCAGGGCAGTGCGCAAATAAGCAGCGGCTAATAATCCCAACAGAGGGAAGGAGCGCAATCCGTGCGTGACATCAAAGGCGATGTTTTCCCCACGCTCTACAGCACACGCCACCTGGCTGAAAATGTTCCACAATTCAGCTTCCGTTTCTCCCTTTTCAATGCGGATATATTGGAGCGGAATGTTTACTTGATCGCCTAGGGATTCTTTTAAGGAAACTTCTAAAGAGTCTTTATGTTGTGCCTCGGCTTCTTCGGTTGCAAATATCACCATTTCCGAAGCCTGCAGGAATGCAGCCGAGGCTACCGGCGCGTATCGGGTAATCTGGTTTTTTCCCTGCCAGACGTATTCGGTTTCTTCATATTTGCCGACACCGAGAAAGGTCAACAATTTCATAAGCCGATCTCCTCAGTTAATCTCCACCAAAACCCAACCGAAGGGCGCCAGCGGTTTTAGCCCGTCTTTTTTGCCGCTCACCGCCACGCGCCGCGAACTGGGGAAGGGATCGCCGGGTTTGCGTTTGCTCATTTTGCCGGCTTTATCCAGGCGGAACTCCCGCACCAGGCTCTCGAACAACTGGGCGTTTTGCTGCAAGTGCGTCCAGAAGGTCTTGCCATCCCAGCCAGCACCCCAGCCAATTTGTAAGAGGGCTTGATTGGGGGCGAGCTGCGCTTCGAGCAGTTGGCGGTAAAAGGCGGCGATGCGGCCAGCGGTGGGTGCCGGGGGACGCACGTTTTCGAACCACTCCGCCAGGCGGCGGATGCGCGCCAGGCTGTGCTTTTGGGCGCGCTGCATGAGCTGGTCGAGCCAGACCTTGCGCTCGCCAAAGCCCAGCTTTTTCGCCAGGGGGGAGAAGAGGAAGTCGTCAATGGTCAGCGAGCCTTCGAAAAGCACATCGCTGGTCACCGCCTCCACGCCGATGGGCGCCTGGGCAGCTTTTTGGGTCAACACCTGCGCCTTGAGGGCAATCAGCCCCTGCCCGGCTTTTTCTGGCCCGTGCAGGTCGGACACCTGCAAGGCGCGCAGCAGGTCGTGATTGGGGTCTTTGCCGAAAATCCTGGTTTCGAGCAGTTTGCCCGCCCAACCGCGGTTCCTGCCGATGTCTTCGCGCCGCAGGGGAGGCAGGTTGAGCTCGCGCCAGGCGCTCCAGGCCAGGGCGGTGCGCAGAGCACCTTTGAGCGACGAACCGGGGATATAGGGGCGGTCGAAGGGGTCTTTGATGAAAGCCTTCAGGCGCGCATCTGCCTTGACCGAGGGGGGCTGACCGTTCAGGACATAGCGGAAGAAGTGCGGATTCTTGAGGTCATTTTCGGTCAGCAGACTGCCCAGCAGGGGATAATGGCCGCGCCCATCGGGTTTCAGCAGGCTTTCTTTTGCCTGTAAGATGGCATCCTCGTTCAAAAGCCAGGTCTGACCGTTGGCAAGCACGAAATCGAAGCCCAGGCGCCATTCTTCACCACTGCCGATATGGACGGGGGTGAGGGTTTGTAAGGTCAGCCGATAGGTGGTCATGCTTCACCTCCAAAACCGATGGCAACCGTGTAGCCACAGCGATAGACGGCATGTTCCACGGGGTATTCCACGCCGGTGGCGTAGCGCGGGCGCACGTCTGCCACACGCCCGAAGGGCGGGCGGCTCTCGCCCGGCAAGCCAAGGGTTGCCCCTTCCTGCACCATCTGCACCGGGCGCCGGCGCTGACCGCCTTTTTGAGGCGAGACCAGCCAGCCGCCGACGGTTTGCACTTTCCAGGCGGCGCGCGGATGGCGGAAGGCAGCCATCTCCTGCGGGCGGGGCAGGTAGCGGCTGAGGGAAGTCCAGGCGGATTGCGGATCGGGCAGGGTCAGGTTGCCTGTGCGGCTAAACTCGCCGCGTCCATAGCCCACGCTGCGCTCCGCCCCCACGCCTGCTTCGCCCAAATCGAACAATAAGGGCGCAAACCATTCGGCGTGCAAGCCATCCTTCTGCAGCCACTGCACACCAAACCACAACCCGCAAGCGGGGGCAAAGTGCACTGCGCCCACATGAAAGAGCAGCGAGCGGTCGCTGCTGCGCTCGACGGTGACGCGCGGGCGCTTTTCGATCAGCCACAGGGCGTGTCCTTCGCCCAAACGCATGGGTTTGGGCAGCTTGGGGAGTTCAGCCTGGCTGACCCACACCGTCTCGGCTTGCAACCGGTGGGCTTCGCCTTGCAGGTCGATCATGGTTTGCCCGGCGAGCAATCTGCGGTAGAGGGCTTCGGAAACGAACTGCACCTTCTTCAGTTCCTTCGGGCGCACATCGCCCGGCAGCGGTTTTCCATCCGGCAACGTCGCCGCCAGCGGCACCGGAAAGAAAAGCACCTCCCCCGCAAAGGGGAAGAGCGAGGTGAGCACAAACGGCGGTTGCTGCGCCAGGAAAGGTTGCATCCAGGCCTCCACCGCAGGGCAGGGCGGCGGCAGGACGGCAAGGCGGGCGACCAGCGCAGAGAACAAACCATCCGACGACCAGAAGGCGCGCGTGTTCTCCTGCCCCAAGCCCTGCTCGCCAAAGTGAAAGTGAGAGCCTTTCAGACTCCAGATTTCAAGCTCCATACGCCCCTCACTGAATCTTGATCGTATTTTTCAGCCAATTCAAGATGTTTTCAAATTCGGCAGCCATCTCTTGAATAGAGTTGAATTTCTTGGGGTAGAGGGTTTGTTGGGCGTACTCCGAACCCTGGCGGGCGGAAAGCTGAATCTCCTCAAAGCGCACCTTGCCGCTGCCCCGCGAGCCCGAGCCGCCGAGGTAATCATCCTCCACCAGTTGCAGGGCATCGGTGACTACCTTAAAGTGCTTGAAGTCTTTTTCTTCGAAGATGCTATAGACCAGCTCCACAGGCCCGAAAACTGCCCCGGCCGGCACGCGCTCGATGGTGCGCGGCGTGGCGGCGGAGGTGACGCGATCGATGGCGACTTCGGTTTTCAATTCGCCGTAGAGCAGGTCGGTGCGGGCTTCGACCATCGCCTGGGCGCTCTCGTCGGTCAATTCGGCGTCGCGCACCACCAGGCGGGTGTGGTTCTCATAGTCCTTCTCGGCGGGGGCGCCGAAGACGGTGCAAACCGGGCAACCACCGTTCTTTTCGAACTCGCTTTTGGTCTGGCAGGTGTGGATGGTGACCTGCCCGATAGGCTGGTTTTGAGGTAAGCCAAGCAGTTTCTCCAATTGCGAGCGCATCTTGCCCCGCAGGCTGGAGCCGGGGATGTAAGGGCGCTTGGTCAGGGGATTGCGAATGACCGCCTTATCCAAGCCGCCGATCTCCAGATCGGTGTTCGAGCCGCCGATATGTAAGCCGGTCAGGGCACGCAGATTGGCGTGGATGAAAACCCGCCCGTAAAGTTTGATCGAGTTAGCCATGATTTCCTCCTAAAAGTTAAACTAATTTCTACCGCCCTCGGCGCGATGGTAAGCCAGAATGGCCTCGAAGAGGTTCATAAAGCGCTTGAAGCGTTCATTCTGCTCTTCGGGGGTTTGCCCTTTGACGACTTCGTCAATGGCTTCACTGAGCACTTCTTTCAGGCGTTGCACCTGCGGTATGCGCGCCGTCTGGTAGTCCATCTTGGGTTTGAGCATGACCAGGCGGCGCAGGGCGCGCGAATAATCGCGCTCGCTGCTCTTCTTGACCCCTTCGGCTTCCCAGAGGGCTTCGATTTTGCGGACTTCGGTGAAGATATTGCGCACCTGGCCGCGCGTCAACTGGTTCTTGACCAGTTGCTCGGCGGTCCTCTTGGCGAAGTCAACCAGCTTCTCGCCAGTGGGGTCCTGTGTGAGGATAGTTTGAATTTCGCTCATAAGATTAACCTCCCGATGAAGATTTAGATTGACAACTGTTCAACATTATTCGCCTTATAAAATTCGTTCAATAGTTTCAGGAAATTATTTTTAGCAATTTCGTCATTGCATCTCATAATTTTTCTCCTAATTTGGTCTGGTTCAAGCTCCGAGGCATACCATGCTGCACAAAAAAACTCAAAGAATCTATTGAGATAGCGATAGTTTGACCGAAGTATCTGTCGGTTTCTGAATATAAAACCAATAAATTCGTTCAATTCGCGCTCTCTGGCGGTCATGCGGCTTTTATCGAATTCAGGCGTCGTCCAGTCTTTTATCCAGGCTACATGCCTTAATTTGTCTCTTGCCTTTTCGATTAAGTCGGGCGCATTGTCGCCCCACTTTCTAAGGCGGTTGAGCTCTTCCTCGTAGATATAGTTAACTACTGCAGCACAAACTGTAACAAGTGGTACTGGATAGATATCCCCTTCTATGATTTCACCTTCATGCAGATCGGTTGAAGTTGGATCAGGAATAAAAAGATTAGCTTCGGTTTCGGGTTCAATATCCCTATCAATCAATAAAGGTCTCGGCATGTTGAGATCATTTGCCAAATTACTTTTAAACTCGCTCGTCTCGGCTTTTATTGGTCTTGTGAAAGTCAGGTCTTCTTCTGTTCTGGATACTGTTACATTTCCCGACCAGTGACTCAGAAATCCATCAATTGCGCGTGGATTTCTCAAGACATCAAATAAATCTGGTTGGTTTATCAGGTAATTTTCAATGAGAGGAAATTCGCTTTCAAATCGATCTAGACTAATTTGCAATAACTTTATTCGAATTACTGCAAATATCTCTTCGTTGCTCAATTTAGCCAGGGTTATTTGTTTACCCGACCCATTATCTATAATACCAGGGCGAGACGATAAGACGACTTGAACATTGTCTGGCAATTGATCTACCCACGTTTGTAATTCTGGAGCAAAACTTCTTCGATTGAATATCTCATCCAGGCCGTCTAACAACAAGATCCAGCGAGATCCAGGAATCGACCAATATTGTTCAAGTTCTCGATTCTTACGATTTCTTGTTCCCAGCTTTTGCAAAATATTTCTTTCAAAAGATTGACTGTCAAATCTCTTCCGTAATTGAACGCGGATGGGCACAGGATGTGCAGGCACGATCTCTAAATCCTCTATAATTGAATGAATTTGAGAAGTTTCACTATCGCCGTAATATTTCCGCAAACCGGCTAGATTGATTCGACTCGCTAATTCCCATGCTAAAGCGTTGATGATTGTCGTTTTGCCTTGTCCAGCATTCCCCAGAAGGATAATTAATTTCTCGCCTTCATTCAATAAATTTAGTATCTTTTCAAAAATATTATCCCCGTGTGTGTCCCTCAGAGGGAAATCCATCAGATAGTTGTAGGAAGATTCACAATCTTGTCGATTGATCTCAACTATCCTGCTCCAATCCCTAGCATCCAGATAGGCCGTCTTACTCGCCGGTAATAAAAAATCCTTCTCATCGGCAGGTACTCTAACCGTTGAAGACCCAAGCCGTATAAAGGTATCCCCAATACTGTAAAAGCTATCCCCTTTTGAGTACCCTCGCTTCAAACAAAACGGTTTGCTGGAATCTTTGGGATGAATTTCAAGGTAGGATACAAATTTTCCCTCATAAATCCCATACCTGAGCGAAAAATCCGGAACTGGGTCAATCCAACTGCGTGCCACATCGGTATAAACTTTTTCCACTCCATCCGCTTGCAACTCTGCCATGCAAACATTGGGATTATTCCATCCTCTAGGCTTAGTTTTCCCTGGATATTGATCTCGTATATCAAGGATGACTCTTCTGCCTGTCTCCTGATCTCTTGCGACCCCAAACACCAACCAAGTAGGTTTCCCGATGCGCCGAGCAACGTTCGCAAAGGCGATCAAATCTCTGCAAAATTCAAATTGCTTATCTTCATCGCTGACAGAAATCAGCTTTGCCTTAAAGTCAATGCGTGGCCCTTCAGCCCATCTTATCACCCATTCAGAAAACAACTGCACGTTGAAATCTTGATGAGTCAATTCATCCATTTCTCTTTCGCTCGACACGGGTTTCCAGCATTGCCCAGCGGGCGGCGGCGCCCCAGCTCTGCAGGTTGCGGAAGGGCTCCAATTGCTGACGTAAATCGGCAAGCCTGTGCTTCAATTCAGGGTGGTTCCTGGCGCGCTCTTCCAGGCGGTGAAACTGATAAGCGCCCAGCCACATCCACCGCCCCCAGAGCGGGCGCCCGTCCAGTTCGACCGCTTCCTCTTCCATCAGCGCCAGCGATCGGATGGTCTGCAACAGGCTTTTGGGGCCCGCTTTCTGATCGGGGCTCTCCTGGCGCACCAGGTCTTTCAAAGCCTCCTTGCGCTCGACCAAAATCTGGAAGTCGCTCCATTGCCAGGCGCGGCCGAGAAAGGCAAAGGCGTTTTTGCCGCCCTTCTTGGCTAAGTCCTCGGCTTCGGCGGCGTCGGCGGCTGCCTGATAAATGGGATACTTGCCATCAATGAAAGCCATGCCTCCCGAAATGTGCAGTCCGGGGTGCCCGGTGTAGCGCTCAAAATCTTGCCTGATCCGGTTGGCGAGCAGGGGGACTTTTTCCCATGGGGCGAGCAGAAAGAGATCATCGCCGCCGCTATAGACGGTATAAACCAGACCCTGCCACTGCGCGTCTTCCACAATGCGCTTCAGCCAGCCTTCGAAGAACAGGCTGATCTGAAAACTGAGTGTTGCCAGGCGCGAGAGCGAGAAAGCCTTTGCCAGGCCATCCTTGAAAATCGAGCCCAGGTTATCCACGTCCATGCGCAAAACGCCCAGGCGGTGGAAACCGCTCTCGCTTTTCTCCTGCAACTGGTCAAAGGTATAGGGCGGGACGGCCTGGGTGGTATAGCGAACCCAGCGCACGGCGTTGGCTGGCGCCACGGGCCACTTTTCCGCGTGCGGATCGTCCAGCGCCCAGATTACACAATGCCGATCGGGTTGGGCATCCACCTTCTGCTGGCTGTCTTTGAGGAATTGCACGCGCATCCCGAAGTGTTCGAGAATCTCCAGCGCTGTTTTGGCATGCGCCTGGGCTGGCGGCACCTGCCCGAACTGGAAGGCAATGAACCGCGCCGCAGGCAGTTCCTTGCCGATCGTTTCGGCAAAAGAGCGACACAGCGGGCAAATTTTGGATTGCGCTTCCCACTCGTCCCATTCCTGCGCCCCGCGCTGTTCATCCCCGCATACCGAACAGGTCTGGTCGGGGTTACCGCCGTACTCGGGCACTTCAAAGAGGCTGGCGAACAGCTCGTCTTGCAATTCGCCGTAGCGACGGTTCTTGGCGATCGTCAGGCGCTGAGTCATGCGCTGCCAGTATTCGCTCAAACGACCGCCTTGAAAACCGCTGGCCGGGATGCGCACGCCGTCCAGCACCAGATATAACTGCAGGTGGTGCTCCTGTAGCAGAAGCCGCCCGACCTCCGCCTGGATGTCTGGCAACTTTTCTGCGGCGCTCAGGGGGGCGAGCAGATAAAAATGCCCTCCGCCGGCATAGACGACGCTGGTATAGGGCAAACCCAAACGGCGCAGGATAAAGCGTACGACCGCCTCGGTCAGCAATTGCAGGTAGAACGATCGCCCGCGCAACATTTTCGCCGCCCCTTTGGAAGAGATGGTGTAAATAAAATCCTGCACCCCAGAGATGTCCCCTCCAATCAGCAGGGCAACGTCCTGATCGCTGGCTTCGGGGTTTTCCGCCAGGCGCTGCAGGGTGGCTTCGTCGAACTCGACCAGGCAGGCAGCCAGGGCAGCGGTCATGCGGCTGTGATCGTAAAGGGAGATATCCGGCACGGCTTTGAAGTAAGCCGCCGGAATGCACCAGGTGTAGCGTTGCATCAGCGAAAGCAAACTTTCCAGGTAGGCAGGCAAATCGAGGCTTTGTTGCGCAGCTTCTTTGAGCTGTGAAGCCGCGTGGCAAAACGCCTCCCACAATCGCTCATAGCGCTTCCATACCTGCGCTTCTTCCAGCGGATCGGTCTGGGGAAAGATCACCCCTTCCTGCAGGACAAGCTCCGCCAGGGGAAAATAAAATTGTCCCTTGCCCTGTTGCGGATGCTCTTGCCCATCAGCCCGAATGCCGATGAAGACAGGGTGCATCTGGCGGGGGTGAATGCGGCGGTCGCTATCATCCCCTTCCTCTTTGCGCCGCTCGCCGGCTGCCAGATGGTCGGCTACCTGCACCACCAGTCCCCTGCCGTGTGGGCGATGATGATGCGCCGCCAGATCAGCGATCTCGGCGCGCAGGGGCTCTGGCAGGTAACGCTGGGAAAAATGCCAGGTGTGCAGGGCGTGTTGATAGCCGAACTCGGCTTGCGTCTGAGGGTCGCTCCATTCCCCCCTGACCTCGACCCCAGCCCGCTGGGCGAATTTGCCGATGTCGTGTAACAAACCGGCTAAGGCCGCTTTCCAGACTTCTTCTCGGATCATTCAACCTCCTTTCCTCTTGTTGAGCGGTCTTCTGAGGTGCTCTCCCCCTCCCCCCTGTCTGGCTCAGAAGAAACGCTCATCGTACATTTTCTATATTTTTCTGCGTTTGTCTTGCGGGTTTTTCCCTATTTTCCAAACCACAAACGGAAGCGTTTCTTTGTCGGTTTAGCGCTCGCCTGCCTTTTCCCCCCTTTCTTCACCCTGGCGCAGGGTGTAATAGATTTTCAACAAGGCGATCAGATGCACGCGCCCCACCTCGCCAACCTGATAAAAGTCGCGCGCCTTGCGGTAAGCGGAGCGCAATTGTTGCTCAATGGTGCGCTTGGACTTGCACAGGCGTTGGGCGATCTCCTCATCGCTGAGCATCTCCTGCACCAGGTATGCAACCGCCTGGCGCTCGCTGGCGGTTAAGACGCGTTCGACGAACTCTTTCGCCCGCTGCGTTTCTTCGCGCACCCTGCTCAAACGCTGGCGCTCATAGGCTTCGAACGGATCGTCTATCTGGGCTAAATCCAGCAAGATGGGCGAGACCGACGACCACAGGGCAACCGGGATGCGCAGCAAATGCACCTCATCGCCGGGTTGCGGGTGCAGGCGTTTGCTGGTCAGAAAATCGCCGCTGGAATACAGATGCCACAGCCGGTCGCCTTCATCGAAGAGCAACTGGGCGACCGCCATGCCAAAGATGGAGGTCACCTTGCGCCCGCCGGCGATGCACAGATGGACTTTTGCCCCCTCCAGCTTGGCGCTGCGCACCAGGCGATAGAGCAGGGTGAACGCGGCGCGGCTGGCGGCTTCGCTCTCCACATCCTCGTACGGCTGCCCGTTGGCGGCGCAGATGGGATGAAAGGAAAAGCCGATGCCCGCATAGCCTGGTTCTTGAGTCGCCTCCTGCAGGGCGGTGACGGCATTTTGAATAGCTGGATTGGCGCGCGAGACGGTGTGAACGATTGCCACTGCGGAGAGGTTTTCCCCCTGGGCGCGTAAGAGATCGAGGGTGGCTGTCACCACCTGAGGCTCGGTGCCCAGCGTGGCGATCAGCGTGCTGCGGCGATTTATGTCGTGTACCAACTCATGCTCCCCATCGAGGCTGGAAGATATTGTAACACAGATTCACAAAGTCGCTGCGGGCGGGAGCAACTTCAGTCCTTTTTTGGAGTAAAATAGGGCATCCGTTCTTAGAAGCTTTGAGCTTTGCCACGGATTCCTTCAGCAACCCTATATCATTCAACAAAGGATAGCGAAGATGAAAAGCCATAAATTGCTGATGATTCCCGGACCCATTGAATTCGATCCCGCGGTTCTGGCAGCGATGAGCGAGCCAACCAGCAGTCATACGGATACAGGTTTCATTCAGACCTTTGGTGAAGCGCTCGAAAAAATGCACCAGGTCTTCCAGTCACCCAAGGGTCAACCCTTTATTGTTGCGGCTACCGGGACGTTTGCGATGGATGTGGCAGCAGCCAATCTGGTTGAGGCGGGCGACCGGGTGTTGCTCCTCAACATCGGTTATTTCAGCGAGCGGTTTGGCGAGATTCTGGAACGCTATGGTGCCCAGGTTACCCAAATCAAAGCCGCCGTCGGCGCCCGCCCCGATCCGCAACAGGTGGAAGAGGAACTGAAAAAAGGTGGCATCAAAGCAATCTTTTTCTCCCATGTGGATACCTCGACCGGTGTTCTGAATGATGTCCCCACCCTGGCGCAGCTCGCCCATCAATACGACGCCCTGTGTGTGGTCGATGGGGTTTGTTCGGTTGCCGCCGAGGAATTGCGCATGGATGAATGGGGTGTGGATGTTGCCCTCACCGCCTCCCAAAAGGCAATCGGTGTGCCGCCAGGCCTGGCTTTATGGATGGTCAGCCAGCGCGCTCTGGAGGTGCGGCGCAACCGTAAGACGCCGCTGGCGAATTACTATGGTGACTGGTTGAAATGGCTGCCGGTCATGCAGGCTCACGAAGCCCGGCAATTCGATTATTTTGCCACGCCGGCGATCAACCTGATCCGCGCCCTGAATGTGAGCCTTTCCCAAATCGTCACGGAAGGAATGGATCAGCGCTATGCCCGCCATCGCCAGATGAGTCGCGCCTTCAAAGCTGCCATGACCGCACTGGAACTGGATCAGATTCCCCTTTCAGAAGAGGTCGCTGCCCATACGCTGACAGCCGTCCGTTATCCTCAGGGCATTCAGGCAACCGACTTCTTGCCCCGGGTTGCTCAGGAAGGCGTGATCGTCTCCGGTGGGTTATTGCCGCCTATCAAACAAACCTATTTCCGCGTTGGACACATGGGCAATATCAGCTTTGGCGATCTGATCGGCACGGTGAGCGCCATTGAACGGGCACTCGCCAGCCTGGGGTATCGTTTTGCGGTTGGCAGTGG
This genomic interval from Anaerolineae bacterium contains the following:
- a CDS encoding CRISPR-associated protein, Csm5 family gives rise to the protein MTTYRLTLQTLTPVHIGSGEEWRLGFDFVLANGQTWLLNEDAILQAKESLLKPDGRGHYPLLGSLLTENDLKNPHFFRYVLNGQPPSVKADARLKAFIKDPFDRPYIPGSSLKGALRTALAWSAWRELNLPPLRREDIGRNRGWAGKLLETRIFGKDPNHDLLRALQVSDLHGPEKAGQGLIALKAQVLTQKAAQAPIGVEAVTSDVLFEGSLTIDDFLFSPLAKKLGFGERKVWLDQLMQRAQKHSLARIRRLAEWFENVRPPAPTAGRIAAFYRQLLEAQLAPNQALLQIGWGAGWDGKTFWTHLQQNAQLFESLVREFRLDKAGKMSKRKPGDPFPSSRRVAVSGKKDGLKPLAPFGWVLVEIN
- a CDS encoding CRISPR-associated RAMP protein, Csm4 family, with the translated sequence MELEIWSLKGSHFHFGEQGLGQENTRAFWSSDGLFSALVARLAVLPPPCPAVEAWMQPFLAQQPPFVLTSLFPFAGEVLFFPVPLAATLPDGKPLPGDVRPKELKKVQFVSEALYRRLLAGQTMIDLQGEAHRLQAETVWVSQAELPKLPKPMRLGEGHALWLIEKRPRVTVERSSDRSLLFHVGAVHFAPACGLWFGVQWLQKDGLHAEWFAPLLFDLGEAGVGAERSVGYGRGEFSRTGNLTLPDPQSAWTSLSRYLPRPQEMAAFRHPRAAWKVQTVGGWLVSPQKGGQRRRPVQMVQEGATLGLPGESRPPFGRVADVRPRYATGVEYPVEHAVYRCGYTVAIGFGGEA
- a CDS encoding CRISPR-associated RAMP Csm3, which produces MANSIKLYGRVFIHANLRALTGLHIGGSNTDLEIGGLDKAVIRNPLTKRPYIPGSSLRGKMRSQLEKLLGLPQNQPIGQVTIHTCQTKSEFEKNGGCPVCTVFGAPAEKDYENHTRLVVRDAELTDESAQAMVEARTDLLYGELKTEVAIDRVTSAATPRTIERVPAGAVFGPVELVYSIFEEKDFKHFKVVTDALQLVEDDYLGGSGSRGSGKVRFEEIQLSARQGSEYAQQTLYPKKFNSIQEMAAEFENILNWLKNTIKIQ
- a CDS encoding CRISPR-associated protein, Csm2 family; this translates as MSEIQTILTQDPTGEKLVDFAKRTAEQLVKNQLTRGQVRNIFTEVRKIEALWEAEGVKKSSERDYSRALRRLVMLKPKMDYQTARIPQVQRLKEVLSEAIDEVVKGQTPEEQNERFKRFMNLFEAILAYHRAEGGRN
- a CDS encoding CRISPR-associated protein, Csm1 family; this translates as MIREEVWKAALAGLLHDIGKFAQRAGVEVRGEWSDPQTQAEFGYQHALHTWHFSQRYLPEPLRAEIADLAAHHHRPHGRGLVVQVADHLAAGERRKEEGDDSDRRIHPRQMHPVFIGIRADGQEHPQQGKGQFYFPLAELVLQEGVIFPQTDPLEEAQVWKRYERLWEAFCHAASQLKEAAQQSLDLPAYLESLLSLMQRYTWCIPAAYFKAVPDISLYDHSRMTAALAACLVEFDEATLQRLAENPEASDQDVALLIGGDISGVQDFIYTISSKGAAKMLRGRSFYLQLLTEAVVRFILRRLGLPYTSVVYAGGGHFYLLAPLSAAEKLPDIQAEVGRLLLQEHHLQLYLVLDGVRIPASGFQGGRLSEYWQRMTQRLTIAKNRRYGELQDELFASLFEVPEYGGNPDQTCSVCGDEQRGAQEWDEWEAQSKICPLCRSFAETIGKELPAARFIAFQFGQVPPAQAHAKTALEILEHFGMRVQFLKDSQQKVDAQPDRHCVIWALDDPHAEKWPVAPANAVRWVRYTTQAVPPYTFDQLQEKSESGFHRLGVLRMDVDNLGSIFKDGLAKAFSLSRLATLSFQISLFFEGWLKRIVEDAQWQGLVYTVYSGGDDLFLLAPWEKVPLLANRIRQDFERYTGHPGLHISGGMAFIDGKYPIYQAAADAAEAEDLAKKGGKNAFAFLGRAWQWSDFQILVERKEALKDLVRQESPDQKAGPKSLLQTIRSLALMEEEAVELDGRPLWGRWMWLGAYQFHRLEERARNHPELKHRLADLRQQLEPFRNLQSWGAAARWAMLETRVERKRNG
- a CDS encoding Serine--glyoxylate aminotransferase, whose protein sequence is MKSHKLLMIPGPIEFDPAVLAAMSEPTSSHTDTGFIQTFGEALEKMHQVFQSPKGQPFIVAATGTFAMDVAAANLVEAGDRVLLLNIGYFSERFGEILERYGAQVTQIKAAVGARPDPQQVEEELKKGGIKAIFFSHVDTSTGVLNDVPTLAQLAHQYDALCVVDGVCSVAAEELRMDEWGVDVALTASQKAIGVPPGLALWMVSQRALEVRRNRKTPLANYYGDWLKWLPVMQAHEARQFDYFATPAINLIRALNVSLSQIVTEGMDQRYARHRQMSRAFKAAMTALELDQIPLSEEVAAHTLTAVRYPQGIQATDFLPRVAQEGVIVSGGLLPPIKQTYFRVGHMGNISFGDLIGTVSAIERALASLGYRFAVGSGVAAAQRALQDAA